Part of the Nitrosophilus alvini genome, ATTCCCGTCAAAGTTGCTCCCTGAAGCAAAAATTCAATCATTTGGGCATATTCATCAGGTAAAAAATCTTTTTTTATACCCAAAAGAACGCTATTTGGATTTTCATAATCAAGAATGTATCCCATTTTTTTCAATACTTCAATAAAAGGGCTGCTTCCGTATGCCGCAATATTTTTCTCTTTGAGCACATCTTTGAGGACCATCAGAGGATCCAGATAGTGCTCTTTGTCTATATAAAGACCAACGGAGTTTAGATACTCTAAAAAATCATCGCTGCTGTTTTTTGTATTGTTGGTTATAACGATATAAGGGATCTCTTTTTCATTCAATCTGTTTATAAAATCAACTGAACCCTTTATGGGCAGTCTTTTGTCATCATCAATAAGTGTTCCCTGAACATCGATAAAAAACATCATTCGTCCATAAGTTCAATTTCGTTTTTTATGATATCTTCAAAAGTTTCTCTTTTTCTTATCAATCTGTCACTCCCTTTAAACAGTGCAACCTCAGCAGGTCTCGGTCTGGTGTTATAATTGCTACTCATAACAAAACCGTATGCGCCGGCCGAATATACAACTATAATATCACCTGGACTGGTCGAAGGCAAAGGTCTGTTTTTTGCAAAAAAATCCCCGCTTTCGCATACGGGCCCTACTACATCGGCAGGAGTCTCATCACCTGTTTTTCCTATAACTTCCACTTTATGGTACGCATTGTAAAGACTTGGCCTTAAAAGATCGTTCATTCCTCCGTCAACAATAATAAACCTCTTATCTCCGCTTTTTTTCTCATATAAAACTTTTGTTAGAAAGTATCCTGCATCCCCTACTATATATCTCCCTGGTTCACAGACGATTGTCAAATCCAGCCCTTTGAGAGTCGCAAGGATTGCCTGCGCATAATCATAGGGTTTTATAGTCTCTTCGTTATCATATTTAATCCCAAGGCCTCCGCCTATATCGAAAAATTTTATCTCTATGTCAATTTTATGCAGACTTCTGACTAGGTCAGCAACAATAGCGGAAGCCTCTTTTATAGGCTCCAGTTCTGTCAGCTGCGAACCTATATGAAAATGGATACCGACAGGATCGAGAAAATTCGACTTTTTTGCCGCCAAATACATTTTTTTTGCCGTATCTATTTCCACTCCGAATTTGTTTTCATGAAGACCTGTGGAGATATAAGGGTGGGTTTTCGGATCGATGTTTGGATTTACTCTTATACTGACTCTTGCCTTTTTCCCCAATTGTGCTGCAATATCCTCAACTCTTTGCAACTCGGCTTCACTCTCTAAATTGATATAAAGAATATCAAGTTTCAGTGCTTCTTCTATCTCCTCATCTCTTTTTCCTACTCCGCTAAAAACAATTTTATAGCTTGGGATACCGGCTAAAAGAGCTCTTTTTACTTCTCCTATCGAAACGCAATCGGCTCCGGTACCAAGAGATGCAAGATGTTTTAAAACAGAAAGATTGGAATTTGCCTTTACTGCATATGCTATGAGAGATTTTCTTCCTTTGAAAGCATTTTTCAGACTTAAAAAGCTGTTTTCTATCTTCTCAAAATCGTATAAATAAAGAGGTGTATCATATTTTTGCGCAAGATATTTATAATCAATCACTTTATGTCCTTCCGGTTTTTCTTTAAAAGCAGCCTTTATAAATTGGGCTTTATTTTACCAAAACAAGGCAAAATAAAGAATAAATTCCAAAATGCCGTTCTATTTTAGAAACGGCTGTAGAGATAAAATGCTCCTGCACCCAAAAGTGATA contains:
- a CDS encoding HAD-IIA family hydrolase; the protein is MFFIDVQGTLIDDDKRLPIKGSVDFINRLNEKEIPYIVITNNTKNSSDDFLEYLNSVGLYIDKEHYLDPLMVLKDVLKEKNIAAYGSSPFIEVLKKMGYILDYENPNSVLLGIKKDFLPDEYAQMIEFLLQGATLTGMHATTLYAKDGKRYPGVGAILEMLRFATGKEYDVVGKPSVRFYEKALEKISRFCSKRIDFKEITIISDDVKGDLTGAKRVGMKTVFVLSGKYKKADEIVPFLDENEKPDLICKDIEEAAEKSGVL
- the lysA gene encoding diaminopimelate decarboxylase; translated protein: MIDYKYLAQKYDTPLYLYDFEKIENSFLSLKNAFKGRKSLIAYAVKANSNLSVLKHLASLGTGADCVSIGEVKRALLAGIPSYKIVFSGVGKRDEEIEEALKLDILYINLESEAELQRVEDIAAQLGKKARVSIRVNPNIDPKTHPYISTGLHENKFGVEIDTAKKMYLAAKKSNFLDPVGIHFHIGSQLTELEPIKEASAIVADLVRSLHKIDIEIKFFDIGGGLGIKYDNEETIKPYDYAQAILATLKGLDLTIVCEPGRYIVGDAGYFLTKVLYEKKSGDKRFIIVDGGMNDLLRPSLYNAYHKVEVIGKTGDETPADVVGPVCESGDFFAKNRPLPSTSPGDIIVVYSAGAYGFVMSSNYNTRPRPAEVALFKGSDRLIRKRETFEDIIKNEIELMDE